The Halomicronema hongdechloris C2206 genome includes a window with the following:
- a CDS encoding DUF2283 domain-containing protein, with protein sequence MAQPVKVWFDPEADFLEVTFSDAPGYMRETDNDAVMERVDTEGNVIGFSILQVSALAKDKPLLAQLVGT encoded by the coding sequence ATGGCCCAACCCGTAAAAGTTTGGTTTGATCCAGAAGCAGACTTTTTAGAAGTCACCTTTTCCGATGCTCCCGGCTACATGCGCGAAACCGATAACGACGCGGTGATGGAGCGAGTTGATACAGAAGGGAATGTGATTGGATTCTCGATTTTGCAAGTGAGCGCCCTGGCGAAGGATAAACCCCTGCTGGCTCAGCTTGTCGGTACATAA
- a CDS encoding type II toxin-antitoxin system HicA family toxin encodes MSKRQKLLQQVLNNPKNVSFKDMMRLIEAFGFTLARVNGSHHIFTHPNVPELVNIQNHKGKAKPYQIRQFLSLVEQHDLTLED; translated from the coding sequence ATGAGTAAACGCCAAAAGCTTTTGCAGCAGGTACTCAACAACCCGAAAAATGTTAGCTTCAAAGACATGATGCGGTTGATCGAAGCCTTTGGGTTCACCCTAGCGCGAGTTAATGGCAGCCATCACATCTTTACCCATCCCAATGTCCCTGAATTAGTCAACATTCAAAATCACAAAGGCAAGGCAAAACCCTATCAAATTCGACAATTTTTGAGCTTGGTCGAACAGCATGATTTAACTCTGGAGGATTAA
- a CDS encoding type II toxin-antitoxin system HicB family antitoxin, with amino-acid sequence MKDYHINIFYSEDDAGYIADIPDLHHCSAFGDTPAAALQELEIAKAAWLEAAQELGKPIPPPTYRPVIYQARTA; translated from the coding sequence ATGAAAGACTATCACATCAACATCTTTTACAGCGAAGATGACGCAGGCTACATTGCCGATATTCCTGATTTGCACCACTGCTCTGCGTTCGGTGACACTCCCGCCGCAGCGTTGCAAGAATTAGAAATTGCCAAAGCCGCCTGGTTAGAAGCTGCCCAAGAACTGGGTAAGCCCATACCGCCGCCAACTTATCGTCCAGTGATTTATCAGGCTCGTACAGCATAA
- a CDS encoding winged helix-turn-helix transcriptional regulator → MGKGYGQYCPIARAAEVICERWTPLILRELMSGSCYFNEISYGVPLMSRALLIKRLKELETAGVITRQQKVTGQGSRYSLTPAGEALRPLIEQMGVWATYWTHDRLSPNQLDDQLLMWAMRRGLNLAAMPPTKVVLQFDLHGLPEGKRKQRSYWIVAEQGRVDVCLKDPGFEVDVLIVADLGVFTHVILGYHDLDQALKQGTIAFAGADDYVRQVPTWLYLHGERRHLSGLAPTVPGKMTKG, encoded by the coding sequence ATGGGAAAGGGATATGGACAGTATTGCCCCATTGCCAGAGCCGCAGAGGTCATCTGTGAGCGGTGGACGCCCTTGATTCTCAGGGAATTAATGTCTGGCAGTTGCTACTTCAACGAAATCAGCTATGGGGTACCGTTGATGTCGCGGGCGTTGTTGATTAAACGCCTGAAAGAACTGGAGACGGCTGGGGTGATCACCCGTCAGCAAAAGGTCACCGGACAAGGCTCCCGTTATTCCCTGACTCCAGCGGGAGAAGCCCTGCGCCCTCTGATTGAGCAAATGGGGGTTTGGGCTACCTACTGGACCCACGATCGTCTGTCTCCAAATCAACTGGATGATCAGTTATTGATGTGGGCAATGCGTCGTGGCCTTAATCTGGCGGCCATGCCGCCCACTAAGGTCGTCTTGCAGTTTGACCTGCATGGCTTACCGGAGGGAAAACGCAAGCAGCGCAGCTACTGGATAGTCGCGGAGCAAGGGCGGGTCGATGTCTGCCTCAAGGATCCTGGCTTTGAGGTCGATGTGTTGATCGTGGCCGATCTCGGTGTCTTTACCCATGTGATATTGGGATACCACGACCTAGACCAGGCCCTTAAGCAGGGGACCATTGCCTTCGCAGGGGCCGATGACTATGTGCGGCAAGTGCCCACCTGGCTTTACCTGCACGGCGAACGTCGCCATCTGTCAGGTTTGGCCCCGACGGTACCCGGCAAGATGACGAAGGGCTGA
- a CDS encoding acyl-CoA dehydrogenase family protein, producing MIDLMMTSPAPQQEYDWLALAQSLGQQFAAVEHAADVSDAFVAENFVELRQSGLSAMGVPQELGGGGTSYPEVCQVLQILGHHCSSTALAFAMHTHQVMVPTWKWRHRQAPVDGLLRRIAEERIILLSSGGADWLQGSGTATATEGGFLINARKGFASGAPAGNVLITSAIYADPTEGPTVLHFALPMQTPGVSIEPTWQAMGMRGTGSHDIVLSNVFIPEQSIALRRPAGKWHPAFHLISMIAIPIIYAVYVGVAEAARDLAVQQASKSCDDEHVCDLVGGLENEIATARIMLQHMVATAVSSQPGFDTTNQIMTGRTLVAKAVLRAVDMAMDIAGGRAFHRPFGLEKLFRDAQGARYHPLREQVQRQLSGKLALGCDQDSL from the coding sequence ATGATTGACCTGATGATGACGTCCCCAGCGCCACAGCAAGAGTATGACTGGCTAGCCCTGGCCCAATCCCTGGGGCAGCAGTTTGCCGCCGTTGAGCACGCTGCCGATGTTTCTGATGCCTTTGTTGCCGAGAATTTCGTTGAATTGCGGCAATCCGGCCTCTCCGCCATGGGCGTTCCCCAGGAACTGGGCGGCGGTGGTACCAGTTATCCTGAGGTATGCCAGGTATTGCAAATCCTAGGCCACCACTGCAGCTCGACGGCCCTAGCCTTTGCCATGCATACCCATCAGGTGATGGTCCCCACTTGGAAGTGGCGGCATCGGCAGGCCCCGGTGGATGGCTTGCTCAGGCGCATCGCCGAGGAGCGCATCATTCTACTCAGCAGCGGTGGTGCCGACTGGCTGCAGGGGTCTGGCACCGCAACCGCTACTGAGGGAGGATTTCTGATCAATGCCCGTAAGGGATTTGCCAGTGGTGCCCCCGCCGGCAATGTCCTGATCACCAGTGCTATCTATGCCGATCCGACCGAGGGTCCGACCGTGCTGCACTTTGCCCTGCCCATGCAAACACCTGGGGTATCCATTGAACCTACCTGGCAGGCCATGGGAATGCGCGGCACTGGCTCCCACGATATTGTGCTGTCGAATGTCTTTATTCCAGAGCAGTCCATTGCCCTCCGCCGCCCAGCAGGGAAATGGCATCCAGCCTTTCACCTGATCAGCATGATCGCTATCCCGATCATCTATGCGGTGTATGTCGGGGTGGCAGAGGCAGCTCGAGACCTAGCGGTTCAACAGGCCAGCAAATCCTGCGACGACGAGCATGTTTGCGATCTGGTGGGAGGGCTAGAGAATGAAATCGCCACAGCCAGAATAATGCTGCAGCACATGGTTGCTACAGCGGTGTCGAGTCAGCCTGGCTTTGACACCACTAATCAAATCATGACGGGACGGACCTTGGTAGCCAAAGCCGTACTCAGAGCGGTAGATATGGCCATGGATATTGCCGGGGGGCGCGCCTTCCATCGTCCCTTCGGACTGGAAAAACTCTTCCGCGATGCCCAGGGTGCCCGCTACCATCCCCTGCGGGAGCAGGTGCAGCGGCAGCTATCGGGGAAATTGGCCCTGGGCTGTGACCAGGACTCGTTGTAG
- a CDS encoding ArsR/SmtB family transcription factor, with protein MQTTLPGDDTLETAQIIFAALADRSRLKILYALSSEQELCVCDVATLLKVKVATASHHLRKLRDLKILKYRNDGKLAYYSLRDQRVADILHHALRQLLD; from the coding sequence GTGCAAACTACCCTGCCTGGGGATGACACCCTTGAAACGGCGCAGATCATCTTTGCGGCCCTGGCAGATCGATCGCGATTAAAAATCCTGTATGCCCTCAGCAGCGAACAAGAGCTCTGTGTCTGCGATGTGGCTACTCTGCTGAAGGTTAAAGTGGCGACAGCCTCCCATCATCTCCGCAAGCTGCGTGATTTGAAAATTCTCAAGTACCGCAATGATGGCAAACTGGCCTATTACTCCCTGCGGGACCAGCGGGTTGCTGATATCCTCCACCATGCCTTGCGACAGTTGCTGGACTAG
- a CDS encoding serine/threonine-protein kinase, producing the protein MSYCINPACPKPKNPPTLNQCQACGASLLLRDRYRVIRTLGRGGFGATYLARDEELPGRPPCVIKQLRPSADAPHVLDMARDLFQREAKILGKIGNHPQLPRLLDYFEKNQEFYLVQEYINGFTLQQSVKQGGPFSEAGVKQFLSEILPLIQYVHNNQVIHRDIKPANIIRRDEDKKLVLIDFGAVKDKVNPTKASTSEQTALTAYAIGTPGYAPPEQMALRPVYASDIYALGVTCVYLLSGKSPKDLDYDPKTGELLWQQHVNASEHFISVLTKMLEISVRHRYQSIEAILRDLDLEPYMDSLSQNMAFQPSGGSSDNASGPLSSGQHTGGSPSARMAAAIRARRERAANSRQGSSAKSLASNRIRSTRHMRPLSTATSDSQSSAGRRLSADDVKLTYLKGKRDFSSQVLSGVDLQKVSLPGIGLSQSELVKANFQGADLSGADFGRANLTKASLRNAKLGRAYFNYANLEGVDLRGADLSYACLSNANLRGANLCGADLTGALISEDQLDMARTNWATVYPSGRRGLL; encoded by the coding sequence ATGAGTTATTGTATCAATCCCGCCTGCCCCAAGCCCAAGAACCCCCCTACCCTCAATCAATGTCAGGCCTGTGGTGCCAGTCTGTTGTTAAGGGATCGCTATCGTGTCATCAGGACCCTGGGGCGGGGTGGGTTTGGGGCCACTTACTTGGCCCGAGATGAAGAACTACCCGGGCGTCCCCCCTGCGTGATTAAACAATTGCGGCCGTCTGCCGATGCTCCCCACGTCTTAGACATGGCCCGGGATCTGTTTCAGCGGGAGGCTAAGATTTTAGGCAAGATTGGCAATCATCCTCAATTGCCCCGCCTGCTCGACTATTTCGAGAAAAACCAAGAATTTTATCTGGTCCAAGAGTATATCAACGGCTTTACCCTACAGCAGTCAGTGAAACAGGGCGGGCCTTTCAGCGAAGCTGGGGTGAAACAGTTTCTCAGCGAGATCTTACCGCTGATTCAGTATGTTCATAATAATCAGGTCATTCATCGAGACATCAAACCGGCTAACATCATTCGCCGCGATGAAGACAAGAAGCTAGTATTGATCGACTTTGGTGCCGTTAAAGACAAAGTCAATCCCACTAAGGCCAGTACCTCGGAGCAAACGGCGCTAACTGCCTACGCCATTGGTACCCCCGGCTATGCCCCGCCGGAGCAAATGGCGCTGCGTCCTGTGTATGCCAGTGATATCTACGCGCTCGGGGTCACCTGTGTCTATTTGTTATCGGGCAAATCTCCCAAGGATTTGGACTACGACCCTAAGACCGGGGAACTGCTTTGGCAACAGCATGTCAATGCCAGCGAGCATTTTATCAGCGTGCTGACGAAGATGTTGGAAATCTCAGTGCGGCATCGCTATCAATCTATCGAGGCCATCTTACGGGATCTAGACCTAGAGCCTTACATGGATAGCCTTTCCCAGAACATGGCCTTTCAACCGTCAGGTGGGTCCTCTGATAACGCCAGCGGCCCTCTGAGCAGTGGTCAGCACACAGGGGGGTCGCCCTCGGCTCGTATGGCTGCTGCCATTCGGGCGCGGCGGGAACGGGCGGCTAATTCCCGCCAAGGCAGCAGTGCCAAGAGCTTGGCTAGTAACCGCATCCGCTCTACTCGGCACATGCGCCCCTTATCTACGGCCACCTCCGATAGCCAATCATCGGCTGGCCGTCGCCTGTCTGCCGATGACGTGAAGCTGACCTACTTAAAGGGCAAGCGGGATTTCTCATCCCAGGTATTATCTGGAGTAGATTTGCAGAAGGTCAGCTTACCGGGGATTGGACTCAGTCAGTCGGAGTTGGTGAAGGCCAATTTTCAAGGCGCTGATCTCTCGGGGGCCGATTTCGGGCGCGCTAATTTAACCAAGGCCAGCCTGCGCAATGCCAAATTGGGCCGGGCCTATTTTAACTATGCCAACCTGGAAGGCGTTGATTTGCGGGGAGCTGATCTCAGTTATGCCTGCCTCAGCAATGCCAATCTACGCGGCGCCAACTTGTGTGGGGCAGATTTAACCGGCGCCCTGATTTCTGAAGATCAGCTGGATATGGCTCGTACCAATTGGGCGACGGTGTATCCCAGCGGTCGCCGGGGCCTCTTATAG
- the pheT gene encoding phenylalanine--tRNA ligase subunit beta, whose amino-acid sequence MRISLNWLTELVDSQLTPTDLADALTMAGFEVEDIEDRRAWADGVIVGRVIACDPHPDADKLSVCQVDTGAEAPVSIVCGATNVRAGVYVPVATVGTYLPVVDLTIKARKLRGVPSAGMICSLAELGLEKEAEGIHIFQQSELTVGEDARPWLGLDDVILELTSTANRADALSMVGIAREIAAIAQVPLRLPTPSSPSLDNGPQSLQIELPDAKACPIYIGTVLENLQVGPSPAWLQQRLQAAGTRPINNVVDITNYVLLEWGQPLHAFDRDRLQAVAAGTGLSLGVRYAKADESLQTLDGQMRSLSPDTLLITANDQPVALAGVMGGEATEVNQTTAAVMLEAAYFDAAAIRRSARSQGLRTEASARYERGVNPAELTLACNRALQLLQDLAGANPVSQTIGRTASGDIVPSRTLELRLDRVHQILGPVTNITPGAACPLPEQQIQQILARLGCQVGPTEQDRVWTVTVPAYRYRDLEREIDLIEEVARLYGYNHFADTLPQEASGGGLSAEAVLAQSLRAALRAAGLTELMHYSLTKPESPQQVLLANPLFAEYSALRPNLIDGLIDAFQFNLEQGNGPLNGFEIGRVFWRDDTQVREAQQVSGIIGGDPRQGRWTTGGREQPLSWYEAKGLLESVFQRLDLQVDYRRDHQDSRLHPGRTASLWVRGQQRLGTFGQLHPQLRQRRELPASVYVFQLDWQLLVTCLATERRQARTFKPYSAFPASDRDIAFFAPVEVPVADLQRLMSKTGGPLLESVTLFDEYRGENVPAGQRSLAFRLVYRALDRTLTEDDIEPIHQNVRDVLEQQFQVSLRS is encoded by the coding sequence ATGCGCATTTCCCTGAACTGGTTAACTGAGCTGGTAGACAGCCAACTCACTCCCACGGACCTAGCCGATGCCCTGACTATGGCTGGGTTTGAAGTGGAGGACATCGAAGATCGGCGAGCCTGGGCTGATGGGGTAATTGTGGGGCGCGTGATCGCCTGTGACCCCCATCCGGATGCGGATAAGCTGAGCGTTTGCCAGGTCGATACGGGGGCCGAGGCGCCGGTATCCATTGTCTGTGGTGCTACCAATGTGCGTGCTGGCGTTTATGTCCCTGTAGCCACCGTGGGCACTTATTTGCCGGTGGTTGATTTGACGATCAAGGCTCGTAAATTGCGGGGAGTCCCGTCGGCAGGCATGATTTGTTCTTTGGCAGAACTAGGACTGGAAAAGGAGGCGGAAGGAATTCACATTTTCCAGCAGTCGGAGCTAACTGTCGGCGAAGATGCACGACCTTGGTTGGGGCTAGATGATGTCATTTTAGAGCTAACCTCGACGGCGAATCGGGCCGATGCCCTGAGTATGGTTGGCATTGCCCGGGAAATAGCTGCGATCGCACAGGTCCCCCTACGCCTACCCACCCCCTCATCCCCATCGCTGGATAATGGGCCCCAGTCCTTACAGATCGAGCTGCCGGATGCTAAGGCATGCCCCATCTATATCGGCACCGTACTGGAGAACTTGCAGGTGGGGCCTTCTCCTGCCTGGCTACAGCAGCGATTGCAGGCGGCAGGCACTCGCCCCATTAACAATGTGGTCGATATCACCAACTATGTGTTGTTGGAATGGGGACAGCCCCTGCATGCCTTTGATCGGGACCGACTGCAAGCGGTAGCTGCAGGCACTGGCCTCAGCCTAGGGGTACGCTACGCCAAGGCGGATGAGTCGCTGCAGACCCTAGATGGGCAGATGCGATCGCTGTCGCCAGATACCCTCTTGATCACGGCTAATGATCAGCCCGTGGCCTTGGCTGGAGTCATGGGAGGAGAGGCTACTGAGGTTAACCAGACAACCGCGGCCGTTATGTTGGAAGCCGCCTATTTTGATGCGGCTGCCATTCGCCGCTCAGCCCGTAGCCAGGGGCTCCGCACCGAAGCGTCGGCCCGCTACGAGCGTGGGGTGAACCCGGCTGAATTGACCCTGGCCTGCAACCGAGCCTTGCAACTCCTACAGGACTTGGCTGGGGCGAATCCCGTCAGCCAGACCATCGGCCGTACTGCCAGTGGTGATATCGTTCCCAGTCGCACCCTAGAACTACGATTGGACCGGGTACATCAGATATTGGGACCCGTCACTAACATCACCCCCGGGGCAGCCTGTCCCCTGCCAGAACAGCAGATCCAACAAATTTTAGCTCGGTTAGGGTGTCAGGTGGGGCCCACGGAGCAAGACCGAGTCTGGACGGTCACGGTGCCTGCCTACCGCTATCGAGATCTGGAGCGGGAAATTGATTTGATCGAAGAAGTCGCTCGACTCTATGGCTATAATCACTTCGCCGATACCCTGCCCCAGGAAGCCAGTGGGGGTGGACTCTCGGCTGAGGCTGTTCTGGCCCAATCGTTACGGGCCGCATTGCGGGCTGCCGGTTTGACCGAGCTCATGCACTACTCCCTGACCAAGCCAGAATCTCCGCAACAGGTCCTGCTGGCCAACCCCCTCTTTGCTGAATATTCGGCCCTGCGCCCGAATCTGATCGATGGGCTCATCGATGCCTTTCAGTTCAACCTCGAGCAGGGTAATGGTCCCCTCAACGGATTTGAGATAGGTCGGGTGTTCTGGCGAGACGACACCCAGGTGCGTGAGGCTCAACAGGTCAGTGGCATCATCGGCGGCGATCCCCGGCAGGGGCGTTGGACTACGGGGGGACGGGAGCAACCCCTCTCTTGGTATGAGGCTAAAGGCTTATTAGAATCGGTGTTTCAGCGACTCGATCTCCAGGTTGATTACCGTCGCGATCATCAGGATTCACGACTGCATCCGGGCCGCACGGCCAGTCTTTGGGTGCGGGGGCAGCAGCGGTTAGGTACTTTCGGTCAATTGCATCCCCAATTGCGGCAGCGGCGGGAATTGCCAGCATCGGTCTATGTCTTTCAGTTGGACTGGCAGCTGCTGGTCACCTGTTTGGCCACCGAGCGGCGCCAGGCTAGGACATTTAAGCCCTATAGCGCTTTCCCAGCGTCAGATCGCGATATTGCCTTCTTTGCTCCGGTGGAGGTACCCGTGGCTGATTTACAGCGACTCATGAGTAAAACCGGCGGTCCGCTACTGGAGTCGGTTACCCTATTTGATGAATATCGTGGAGAGAATGTGCCTGCAGGGCAGCGGAGTCTGGCTTTTCGCTTAGTCTATCGGGCCCTAGATCGGACGCTGACCGAAGACGACATTGAGCCCATCCATCAGAACGTCCGAGATGTTCTGGAGCAGCAATTCCAGGTGAGTTTACGCAGTTAA
- a CDS encoding acetate/propionate family kinase — protein sequence MAGDRILVLNAGSSSCKGALYQVPSPSAAVVPEPLWRGQLSWGRQGNQADLAVTTQQGTTLKRTLAVAQPLEHLEELLVTLWQGETQVIDSPDDIAAVGHRVVHGGQHYCQSVPVTAEVKQIIAELAPLAPTHNPANLRGIEILETLLTNCPQVAVFDTAFHTQMPAAAAYYPGPYEWAAKGLRRYGFHGISHQYVAHRAAQLLERDLDDLRLITCHLGNGCSLAAVHRGHSVNTTMGFTPLEGLMMGSRSGSLDPGLLIYLLRQEGYTADQVDQVLNRQSGLLGISGLSSDLRTLQEAMAQGHGRAQLAFDMFIHRLQTHIGAMLASLGGLDGLVFTAGIGEHSPVVWRRTCEALQFLNVVLEADLTPGDEDMAIQAPGSAVPVLVIHTQEEWAIARECVTVLATMA from the coding sequence ATGGCTGGCGATCGCATCTTAGTTCTCAATGCCGGTTCGAGCAGCTGTAAGGGGGCGCTTTACCAGGTGCCATCTCCGTCTGCAGCTGTGGTTCCCGAGCCTCTCTGGCGAGGACAGTTGAGTTGGGGGCGCCAGGGGAACCAGGCCGATCTGGCTGTAACTACTCAGCAAGGAACGACTCTGAAACGTACCCTGGCCGTGGCTCAGCCTTTAGAGCACTTGGAGGAGTTATTGGTAACTCTGTGGCAAGGGGAAACCCAAGTGATTGATAGCCCCGATGATATTGCTGCAGTCGGCCATCGAGTTGTCCATGGTGGTCAGCACTACTGCCAGAGTGTTCCCGTTACCGCTGAGGTAAAACAGATCATTGCCGAACTCGCGCCTTTGGCGCCGACCCACAATCCGGCTAATCTGCGGGGCATTGAGATTTTAGAAACCTTGCTAACCAATTGCCCCCAGGTGGCTGTGTTCGATACGGCTTTTCACACTCAGATGCCAGCGGCGGCGGCCTACTACCCCGGTCCCTATGAGTGGGCTGCCAAAGGGTTGCGTCGCTATGGGTTCCATGGCATCAGCCACCAGTATGTGGCCCATCGGGCGGCTCAATTGCTGGAACGGGACCTAGATGACTTGCGACTGATCACTTGCCACTTGGGTAATGGCTGTTCCTTAGCAGCGGTGCACCGTGGCCATAGCGTCAATACCACCATGGGCTTCACTCCCCTGGAAGGCTTAATGATGGGTAGCCGTTCGGGTAGCCTCGATCCAGGGTTGCTGATTTACTTACTGCGGCAGGAGGGCTATACAGCTGATCAGGTCGATCAGGTCCTGAATCGACAGTCGGGGTTGCTAGGGATTTCGGGCCTCTCTAGTGATCTACGTACCCTGCAGGAGGCCATGGCCCAGGGCCACGGGCGCGCCCAGCTAGCCTTCGACATGTTTATTCATCGACTGCAGACCCATATTGGCGCCATGCTAGCCAGCTTAGGCGGCCTGGATGGTTTAGTCTTTACGGCTGGCATTGGGGAACATAGTCCAGTGGTGTGGCGACGTACCTGCGAGGCCTTGCAATTCCTCAATGTTGTACTGGAAGCCGACTTGACCCCTGGGGATGAAGACATGGCGATTCAGGCTCCTGGTTCTGCTGTGCCGGTGTTGGTTATCCATACCCAGGAAGAATGGGCCATCGCTCGAGAATGTGTGACGGTCTTGGCGACCATGGCATGA
- a CDS encoding RluA family pseudouridine synthase translates to MELVVEATPPQRLDRWLAVQVPDLSRSRIQKLIDGHWVAVNHRLCTDKNAMVHLGDVVQLTIPPTQPLKLAPEPIPLEILYEDEHLLIVNKPAGMVVHPAPGHSSGTLVNAVLAHCGESLLGIGGVQRPGIVHRLDKDTTGAMVVAKTELAHWQLQAQLKAKTARREYLGVIYGTFEEEWGSIDAPIGRHPIDRKKQAIVAQEQGGREAVTHWQTEQRLGNFTLVRFRLDTGRTHQIRVHSAARGHPLVGDTVYGPRRSVGVNLPGQALHAVRLALRHPVSEELVVAIAPLPEHFQTLLAVLAQRCGQSPFRLTPH, encoded by the coding sequence ATTGAACTGGTTGTCGAGGCAACTCCGCCCCAGCGGCTCGACCGTTGGTTAGCGGTGCAAGTGCCGGATCTGTCCCGTAGTCGCATTCAGAAACTCATTGATGGCCATTGGGTGGCCGTTAACCACCGCCTCTGCACTGATAAGAATGCGATGGTGCATCTGGGGGATGTGGTGCAGTTGACGATTCCGCCGACACAGCCTTTAAAGCTAGCACCTGAGCCCATTCCATTAGAGATTCTCTACGAAGATGAGCACTTGCTGATTGTGAATAAACCAGCTGGTATGGTGGTGCATCCGGCGCCAGGCCACAGCAGCGGTACCCTGGTGAATGCTGTCCTGGCCCATTGTGGTGAGAGCCTGCTGGGCATTGGTGGGGTGCAGCGGCCCGGCATCGTCCACCGGTTGGATAAAGATACGACTGGCGCCATGGTGGTAGCCAAGACCGAATTGGCCCATTGGCAACTGCAAGCTCAACTCAAGGCGAAGACAGCTCGCCGGGAGTATTTGGGGGTGATTTACGGGACGTTTGAGGAAGAGTGGGGCTCCATCGATGCTCCCATTGGCCGCCATCCCATCGATCGCAAGAAACAGGCTATTGTGGCACAGGAGCAGGGCGGCCGAGAGGCCGTCACCCATTGGCAAACTGAGCAGCGCCTGGGCAACTTTACGCTGGTGCGATTTCGCTTAGACACTGGCCGTACCCATCAAATTCGGGTCCATAGTGCCGCCAGGGGCCATCCCCTTGTCGGGGATACGGTGTACGGTCCCCGGCGATCGGTGGGGGTAAATCTGCCAGGCCAGGCTCTCCATGCGGTGCGATTGGCACTGCGTCACCCAGTGTCAGAGGAACTGGTGGTTGCGATCGCACCCTTACCGGAGCACTTTCAAACCTTGTTGGCAGTGCTAGCCCAACGGTGTGGCCAATCCCCCTTTCGACTCACGCCGCATTGA
- the hpsN gene encoding hormogonium polysaccharide biosynthesis glycosyltransferase HpsN: protein MSCPAISVIIPTYQRERVLISSLESLLRQDYPDFEVIVVDQSGQHHPETEAVLNRWADEGTIALYRVDWASLPAARNYGVARCRGEIILFIDDDVELPPGYLQAHARNYASRPEIGAVAGRVFDRMKLANSRPDLAIETLPPQAMDPGIAWYYIDLVHTVKPQQVLTARGCNMSFRRDVFDKFGLWFDERFRGNAVREESDFCLRLRQTGLIVWYDPTAHLVHLGEETGGCHDISTRSLKYQVTFYHNHFLMALKNLTLLQALRLFARLFDCHVLGHPPCNKSGSPIKIISRAIFYGLGFLDAAVTLLKTWRSGERVYTQASDTMI from the coding sequence GTGTCCTGCCCTGCTATCTCCGTCATTATTCCCACCTACCAGCGTGAGCGAGTGCTCATCTCTAGCCTCGAGAGCTTGCTGCGCCAAGATTACCCCGACTTCGAGGTGATCGTGGTCGATCAGAGCGGCCAGCATCACCCGGAGACCGAAGCAGTCCTTAATCGTTGGGCGGATGAGGGGACCATTGCGCTATATCGAGTCGATTGGGCTAGTCTGCCTGCAGCTCGCAACTATGGTGTGGCTCGCTGCCGGGGAGAGATTATTCTGTTCATCGATGACGATGTGGAGTTACCCCCAGGCTATCTTCAGGCCCACGCCCGAAACTATGCCAGCCGTCCCGAAATCGGAGCCGTGGCTGGGCGAGTATTCGACCGGATGAAATTGGCCAATTCACGACCCGATTTAGCCATTGAGACCTTACCACCGCAGGCAATGGATCCAGGTATTGCCTGGTATTACATTGACTTGGTGCATACCGTAAAACCCCAGCAGGTGTTAACGGCTCGCGGCTGCAATATGTCCTTTAGGCGTGACGTCTTCGATAAGTTCGGCCTTTGGTTTGATGAGCGGTTTCGCGGCAATGCTGTGCGGGAAGAGTCAGACTTTTGTCTGCGTCTACGGCAAACGGGGTTGATTGTCTGGTACGACCCTACTGCCCACTTGGTCCATCTGGGGGAAGAAACCGGAGGTTGCCATGATATCAGTACTCGCTCGCTGAAATACCAGGTCACTTTCTATCACAACCATTTCTTGATGGCCTTGAAAAACCTGACGCTGCTCCAGGCGCTGCGATTATTTGCCCGGCTGTTTGATTGCCATGTGCTAGGTCATCCCCCTTGCAACAAGAGTGGTTCTCCCATCAAGATCATCAGCCGCGCCATTTTCTACGGTCTCGGCTTTTTAGATGCCGCAGTCACTCTCCTGAAGACCTGGCGATCCGGGGAGAGAGTCTATACCCAGGCCAGTGATACGATGATCTAA